The proteins below come from a single Plantactinospora sp. KBS50 genomic window:
- a CDS encoding aconitate hydratase gives MKEYDVASLDTFGARSELRVGDASYEIFRIDTVDGHATLPYSLKILLENLLRTEDGANITADHIRQLGGWDPDADPSVEIQFTPARVLMQDFTGVPCVVDLATMREAVRDLGGDPTRVNPLAPAELVIDHSVIADLFGREDAFARNVELEYQRNKERYQFLRWGQSAFNEFKVVPPGTGIVHQVNIEYLARTIMERGGQAYPDTVVGTDSHTTMVNGLGVLGWGVGGIEAEAAMLGQPVSMLIPRVVGFKLHGEMPAGTTATDLVLTITEMLRKHGVVGKFVEFYGPGVSAVPLANRATIGNMSPEYGSTVAIFPIDAETVNYLKLTGRTEQQVALVEAYARQQGLWHDPDHEPDYSERLELDLSTIEPSLAGPKRPQDRVPLGNAKTLFRSALTDYVATDEASGGSGASADGARPTRRNGTNGPADEASAESFPASDPPANDVQDAADAPREIVTAAVGSGGRASNPIRVTGDDGTQFELDHGAVVIAAITSCTNTSNPQVMIGAALLARNAVERGLSRKPWVKTTLAPGSKVVMDYYERAGLTPYLEKLGFHLVGYGCTTCIGNSGPLPEAVSAAVNENDLAVVSVLSGNRNFEGRINPDVKMNYLASPPLVVAYALAGTMDVDLANEPIGEDSTGQPVFLRDIWPSSAEIQDVISAAIGATGFGQAYSDVFAGDERWRSLPTPTGDTFAWEDDSTYVRKPPYFEGMSPAPAPVADISGARVLAKLGDSVTTDHISPAGSIKPDSPAGRYLAEHGVPRHEFNSYGSRRGNHEVMIRGTFANIRLRNQLVPGVEGGVTVNHLTGEQTSIYDASVGYAEAGVPLVILAGKEYGSGSSRDWAAKGTMLLGVRAVLAESYERIHRSNLIGMGVLPLQYPSGTTAGSLGLDGTETFAISGVTALNDGAVPRTVKVSTDTGKEFDAVVRIDTPGEADYYRHGGILQYVLRKMLG, from the coding sequence ATGAAGGAGTACGACGTGGCGAGCCTCGACACCTTCGGTGCCAGGAGTGAGCTGCGCGTCGGAGACGCGAGCTACGAGATTTTCCGGATCGACACGGTGGACGGGCACGCCACCCTGCCGTACAGCCTGAAGATCCTCCTGGAGAACCTGCTGCGGACGGAGGACGGCGCCAACATCACCGCCGACCACATCCGCCAGCTCGGCGGCTGGGACCCGGACGCGGACCCCAGCGTGGAGATCCAGTTCACCCCCGCCCGGGTGCTCATGCAGGACTTCACCGGCGTGCCCTGCGTGGTCGACCTGGCCACCATGCGGGAGGCCGTCCGCGACCTGGGCGGCGACCCGACCCGGGTCAACCCGCTGGCCCCCGCCGAGCTGGTCATCGACCACTCGGTGATCGCCGACCTGTTCGGCCGGGAGGACGCCTTCGCCCGCAACGTCGAGCTGGAGTACCAGCGCAACAAGGAGCGCTACCAGTTCCTGCGCTGGGGTCAGTCGGCCTTCAACGAGTTCAAGGTGGTGCCGCCGGGCACCGGCATCGTGCACCAGGTCAACATCGAGTACCTGGCCCGCACGATCATGGAACGCGGCGGCCAGGCGTACCCGGACACCGTGGTGGGCACCGACTCGCACACCACGATGGTCAACGGCCTCGGCGTGCTCGGCTGGGGCGTGGGCGGCATCGAGGCCGAGGCCGCGATGCTCGGCCAGCCGGTCAGCATGCTGATCCCCCGGGTCGTCGGCTTCAAGCTGCACGGCGAGATGCCGGCCGGCACCACCGCCACCGACCTGGTGCTGACCATCACCGAGATGCTGCGCAAGCACGGTGTGGTGGGCAAGTTCGTCGAGTTCTACGGCCCCGGCGTGAGCGCCGTGCCGCTGGCCAACCGGGCCACCATCGGCAACATGTCCCCCGAGTACGGCTCCACCGTGGCGATCTTCCCGATCGACGCCGAGACGGTGAACTACCTGAAGCTCACCGGCCGCACCGAGCAGCAGGTCGCGCTCGTCGAGGCGTACGCCCGGCAGCAGGGCCTCTGGCACGACCCGGACCACGAGCCGGACTACTCCGAGCGGCTCGAGCTGGACCTGTCCACCATCGAACCGTCCCTGGCCGGCCCGAAGCGCCCGCAGGACCGGGTGCCGCTGGGCAACGCCAAGACGCTGTTCCGGTCCGCGCTCACCGACTACGTGGCCACCGACGAAGCCAGCGGCGGATCCGGCGCCAGCGCCGACGGCGCCCGGCCGACCCGCCGCAACGGCACCAACGGACCCGCCGACGAGGCCAGCGCCGAGTCGTTCCCGGCCAGCGACCCGCCGGCCAACGACGTCCAGGACGCCGCCGACGCCCCGCGGGAGATCGTCACCGCCGCGGTCGGCTCCGGCGGCCGGGCCAGCAACCCGATCCGGGTCACCGGCGACGACGGTACGCAGTTCGAACTCGACCACGGCGCCGTGGTGATCGCCGCCATCACCTCCTGCACCAACACCTCGAACCCGCAGGTCATGATCGGCGCGGCGCTGCTGGCCCGCAACGCGGTGGAGCGGGGACTGTCCCGCAAGCCCTGGGTGAAGACCACCCTCGCGCCCGGGTCGAAGGTGGTGATGGACTACTACGAGCGGGCCGGCCTCACGCCGTACCTGGAGAAGCTCGGCTTCCACCTCGTCGGCTACGGCTGCACCACCTGCATCGGCAACTCCGGCCCGCTGCCGGAGGCGGTCTCGGCCGCGGTCAACGAGAACGACCTGGCCGTGGTGTCCGTGCTGTCCGGCAACCGCAACTTCGAGGGCCGGATCAACCCGGACGTCAAGATGAACTACCTGGCCTCCCCGCCGCTGGTCGTGGCGTACGCGCTGGCCGGCACCATGGACGTCGACCTGGCCAACGAGCCGATCGGCGAGGACTCCACCGGGCAGCCGGTGTTCCTGCGGGACATCTGGCCGAGCAGCGCGGAGATCCAGGACGTCATCTCGGCCGCCATCGGCGCAACCGGCTTCGGCCAGGCGTACTCGGACGTGTTCGCCGGCGACGAGCGCTGGCGGTCGCTGCCCACCCCCACCGGCGACACGTTCGCCTGGGAGGACGACTCGACGTACGTCCGCAAGCCCCCCTACTTCGAGGGCATGTCCCCCGCGCCGGCGCCGGTGGCCGACATCTCCGGCGCGCGGGTGCTGGCCAAGCTGGGTGACTCGGTGACCACCGACCACATCTCGCCGGCCGGTTCGATCAAGCCCGACTCCCCCGCCGGCCGCTACCTGGCCGAGCACGGCGTGCCGCGGCACGAGTTCAACTCGTACGGCTCCCGCCGGGGCAACCACGAGGTGATGATCCGGGGCACGTTCGCCAACATCCGGCTGCGCAACCAGCTCGTGCCGGGCGTGGAGGGCGGCGTCACCGTCAACCACCTGACCGGCGAGCAGACCTCGATCTACGACGCCTCCGTCGGGTACGCCGAGGCCGGCGTGCCGCTGGTGATCCTGGCCGGCAAGGAGTACGGCTCCGGATCGTCCCGCGACTGGGCCGCCAAGGGCACCATGCTGCTGGGCGTGCGGGCGGTGCTCGCCGAGTCCTACGAGCGGATCCACCGGTCCAACCTGATCGGCATGGGCGTGCTGCCGTTGCAGTACCCGTCCGGCACTACCGCCGGGTCGCTCGGGCTGGACGGCACCGAGACGTTCGCGATCAGCGGCGTGACCGCGCTGAACGACGGCGCGGTGCCGCGGACCGTGAAGGTCAGCACGGACACCGGCAAGGAGTTCGACGCGGTCGTGCGGATCGACACCCCGGGCGAGGCCGACTACTACCGGCACGGCGGCATCCTGCAGTACGTGCTGCGCAAGATGCTCGGCTGA
- a CDS encoding ATP/GTP-binding protein translates to MDYEHSDRRLGDGLPTGIKILIAGGFGVGKTTLVGAVSETPPLRTEEVLTETGVGIDDLSGVEQKSTTTVAMDFGRITISDELVLYLFGTPGQDRFWFVWDELALGALGAVVLADTRRLADCFPSIDYFEGRGTPFIVAVNCFDGTQRYALHEVQQALNLDADVPVVLCDARQKESAKEVLITLLEHAMKLRESRN, encoded by the coding sequence ATGGACTACGAGCACTCTGACCGCCGGCTTGGCGACGGGCTACCCACCGGGATCAAGATCCTTATCGCCGGTGGCTTCGGGGTGGGCAAGACCACCCTGGTGGGCGCGGTCAGCGAGACACCGCCGCTGCGTACGGAGGAGGTGTTGACCGAGACCGGGGTCGGCATCGACGACCTGTCCGGGGTGGAGCAGAAGTCCACCACGACGGTGGCGATGGACTTCGGCCGGATCACCATCAGCGACGAGTTGGTGCTCTACCTGTTCGGCACGCCCGGCCAGGACCGCTTCTGGTTCGTCTGGGACGAACTGGCACTCGGCGCGCTGGGCGCGGTGGTGCTGGCCGACACCCGTCGGCTGGCCGACTGCTTCCCGTCGATCGACTACTTCGAGGGCCGGGGCACGCCGTTCATCGTGGCGGTGAACTGTTTCGACGGCACCCAGCGGTACGCGCTGCACGAGGTGCAGCAGGCGCTGAACCTGGATGCCGACGTCCCGGTGGTGCTCTGCGACGCCCGGCAGAAGGAGTCGGCCAAGGAGGTCCTGATCACCCTCCTGGAGCACGCCATGAAGCTGCGGGAGAGCCGCAACTGA
- a CDS encoding DUF742 domain-containing protein: protein MPEPDESTPEQWVDEHAGPVVRPYAVTRGRARPVAGSFDLISLVVATQRTPTAEVGMGPEHVAIVGLCQHPLSVAEIAAHLNLPLGTIRVLLGDLVERELVRVREPRATTALPDDSVFEAVINGLRAL, encoded by the coding sequence ATGCCGGAACCCGATGAGTCAACACCGGAGCAGTGGGTCGACGAACACGCCGGCCCGGTGGTGCGCCCGTACGCGGTCACCCGCGGTCGGGCCCGACCGGTGGCCGGCTCGTTCGACCTGATCTCGTTGGTGGTCGCTACTCAGCGAACACCGACGGCGGAGGTCGGCATGGGGCCGGAACACGTCGCGATCGTCGGCCTGTGTCAGCACCCGCTGTCCGTGGCGGAGATCGCCGCCCACCTCAATCTGCCGTTGGGCACAATCCGGGTGCTGCTCGGCGACCTGGTCGAACGCGAACTGGTGCGGGTACGCGAACCGCGCGCGACGACCGCCCTTCCCGATGACAGCGTTTTCGAGGCGGTTATCAATGGACTACGAGCACTCTGA
- a CDS encoding roadblock/LC7 domain-containing protein translates to MVQQTASSVDLAWLLDDLAGRVKQVEHAIALSTDGLLLASSRGLGRDDGEHLSAMAAGIQSLARGAGKRFGGGQVQQTIIEMQSSFLFVTAAGRNACLAVLAAEDSDVGLIAYEMAMLVTRVGKFLSSPERVADAPGER, encoded by the coding sequence GTGGTGCAGCAGACGGCTTCAAGCGTTGACCTGGCGTGGTTGCTGGACGACCTGGCCGGCCGGGTGAAGCAGGTGGAGCACGCGATCGCCCTGTCCACCGACGGGCTGTTGCTCGCCTCGTCGCGGGGCCTCGGGCGGGACGACGGAGAGCACCTGTCGGCGATGGCCGCCGGCATCCAGAGCCTGGCCCGCGGCGCCGGCAAGCGGTTCGGCGGCGGCCAGGTGCAGCAGACCATCATCGAGATGCAGTCGTCGTTCCTGTTCGTCACCGCGGCCGGGCGCAACGCCTGCCTCGCGGTGCTGGCCGCCGAGGACTCCGACGTGGGGCTCATTGCGTACGAGATGGCCATGCTGGTGACCAGGGTGGGCAAGTTCCTCAGCTCGCCCGAGCGGGTGGCCGACGCCCCGGGCGAACGGTGA
- a CDS encoding sensor histidine kinase → MRSRSSNLRTKVVALLLSLTALWVFAAWVTVRDGLNLLWVQTYDNQIAQPSEPLVKELQVERRLSVTYLAQPGEQQRAALNASRERSIELAARFRESAEGWRANMAAGKELQGRIRDLSGKLDALAKTRDAIDAGSISRSETAQAFTGVLDAAFRVYSALGALDDPQIASDARNLIRLNRVREMASQEDALLAGALAAGKMTTTEHTLFVKMVGAQRFLADETVRELPDSDRAAFDEMADAPGFSKFRDLEDRVVAADPARTLPVSALDWRNTAEAALADLDQVVVEGGDSVVERATPVAAWVIIRMILAAGLGLIAVIASIVVSITTARALVQQLERLREAAWKLANERLPSLVERLGRGDKVDVAVEAPPLEFGTDEIGQVGQAFNAVQETAIRTAVEQAELRRNVREIFLSLARRTQALVHRQLTLLDAMERRETDAEELEDLFRVDHLATRMRRNAENLIVLSGSTPGRAWRRNVPMVDVVRGAVAEVEDYTRVTVLPFGSVALAGRAVGDVIHLLAELIENALSFSPPHTTVEVRGQSVANGYVIEIEDRGLGMGEDELAMANSRIQDRSEFNLATASRLGLFVVSRLTDRHGVRVQLKESPYGGTTAVVLVPQNLVSDDPDGVDETGGGGPAPAAALPGADGTGADAAPVATGGSVAVVERDRPSGLRDEPLLPAPSRASGDEIEPTGSGEPEALGDRPRNSPYQDAVARALSEPTTELPVRPGSGGASTGALPGPVGEPLNGTDEQGLPTRRRRVPGAHLREVMRRRPAPDAGAPPATRPGPAAPGTARPGGPPAPATDTNRSATPAAPAGRGPAADLTSGVGHDTESGQPTSADPTGPDRRPAAGPESAAEAQRTSAGLPVRVRQANLAAPLKSESDPVDGPEQDDQPARPPEQVRRMMSSYQSGTLRGRSAAAQLGDAGTAAADGAGGSGAQPAPGPESGTAPATAPAAAATTGVAPDPAATPQVRTVPGAPADGTTPPGTAGPDGTARPPDRASPADPVSPADDSPAADDDGVSSR, encoded by the coding sequence ATGCGTTCGCGCAGTTCAAACCTGCGTACCAAGGTTGTTGCCCTGCTGCTGTCGCTGACCGCACTCTGGGTCTTCGCGGCATGGGTGACCGTACGGGACGGCCTGAACCTGCTCTGGGTCCAGACCTATGACAACCAGATCGCCCAACCGAGCGAGCCTCTCGTGAAGGAGCTCCAGGTTGAGCGGCGGCTTTCGGTCACCTACCTGGCGCAGCCCGGGGAGCAGCAGCGGGCCGCGCTCAATGCGAGCCGCGAGCGCAGCATCGAGCTGGCCGCGCGGTTCCGCGAGTCGGCCGAGGGCTGGCGCGCGAACATGGCCGCCGGCAAGGAACTCCAGGGCCGGATCCGGGACCTGTCCGGCAAGCTCGACGCGCTGGCGAAGACCCGCGACGCCATCGACGCCGGCTCCATCAGCCGCAGCGAAACCGCGCAGGCGTTCACCGGCGTGCTGGATGCGGCGTTCCGGGTCTACAGCGCGCTCGGTGCCCTCGACGACCCGCAGATCGCCTCCGACGCCCGGAACCTGATCCGGCTCAACCGGGTCCGCGAGATGGCCTCCCAGGAGGACGCGTTGCTGGCCGGTGCGCTCGCCGCCGGCAAGATGACCACGACCGAGCACACGTTGTTCGTCAAGATGGTCGGTGCGCAGCGCTTCCTGGCCGACGAGACCGTGCGCGAACTACCGGACTCGGACCGCGCGGCCTTCGACGAGATGGCCGACGCGCCGGGGTTCAGCAAGTTCCGCGACCTTGAGGACCGGGTGGTCGCCGCCGATCCCGCGCGCACGCTCCCGGTGAGCGCGCTGGACTGGCGCAACACCGCCGAGGCGGCACTGGCCGACCTGGACCAGGTGGTCGTGGAGGGCGGTGACTCGGTCGTCGAGCGGGCCACCCCGGTCGCGGCGTGGGTCATCATCCGGATGATCCTGGCCGCCGGCCTCGGCCTGATCGCCGTCATCGCGTCCATCGTGGTCTCGATCACCACCGCCCGGGCGCTGGTCCAGCAGCTTGAGCGGCTGCGCGAGGCGGCCTGGAAGCTGGCCAACGAGCGACTGCCCTCGCTTGTGGAACGGCTGGGTCGGGGCGACAAGGTGGACGTCGCCGTCGAGGCGCCGCCACTGGAATTCGGCACCGACGAGATCGGGCAGGTGGGCCAGGCGTTCAACGCGGTCCAGGAGACCGCGATCCGTACCGCCGTCGAGCAGGCCGAACTGCGCCGCAACGTCCGGGAGATCTTCCTCAGCCTGGCCCGCCGTACGCAGGCCCTGGTGCACCGGCAGCTCACCCTGCTGGACGCGATGGAGCGGCGGGAGACCGACGCCGAGGAACTGGAGGACCTGTTCCGGGTCGACCACCTGGCCACCCGGATGCGGCGTAACGCCGAAAACCTCATCGTGCTCTCCGGCTCCACGCCCGGCCGTGCCTGGCGGCGGAACGTGCCGATGGTCGACGTGGTCCGCGGCGCGGTCGCCGAGGTGGAGGACTACACCCGGGTGACGGTCCTGCCGTTCGGCTCGGTGGCGCTGGCCGGCCGGGCGGTCGGTGACGTCATCCACCTGCTGGCCGAGCTGATCGAGAACGCGCTGTCCTTCTCCCCGCCGCACACCACGGTGGAGGTCCGCGGCCAGTCGGTCGCCAACGGGTACGTCATCGAGATCGAGGACCGCGGCCTCGGCATGGGCGAGGACGAGCTGGCCATGGCCAACTCCCGGATCCAGGACCGGTCCGAGTTCAACCTGGCCACGGCCAGTCGCCTCGGGCTGTTCGTGGTCAGCCGGCTCACCGACCGGCACGGGGTCCGCGTCCAGCTCAAGGAGTCCCCGTACGGCGGCACGACGGCCGTGGTGCTCGTACCGCAGAACCTCGTCTCGGACGACCCCGACGGCGTGGACGAGACCGGCGGCGGTGGCCCGGCGCCGGCCGCGGCGCTGCCCGGTGCGGACGGCACGGGCGCCGACGCGGCGCCGGTGGCCACCGGTGGATCGGTGGCGGTCGTCGAGCGCGACCGGCCGTCCGGGCTGCGCGACGAGCCGCTGCTGCCGGCCCCGAGCCGGGCGTCCGGCGACGAGATCGAACCGACCGGATCGGGCGAACCGGAAGCCCTCGGCGACCGGCCCCGCAACTCGCCGTACCAGGACGCCGTGGCCCGCGCGCTCAGCGAGCCGACCACCGAACTGCCGGTACGGCCCGGCTCCGGCGGTGCCAGCACCGGCGCGCTGCCGGGTCCGGTCGGTGAACCGCTCAACGGCACCGACGAGCAGGGGCTGCCCACCCGGCGCCGCCGGGTGCCCGGCGCACATCTGCGGGAGGTCATGCGCCGGCGCCCCGCGCCGGACGCCGGCGCCCCGCCGGCCACCCGGCCCGGCCCGGCCGCTCCCGGTACGGCGCGGCCCGGTGGCCCACCGGCGCCGGCGACCGACACCAACCGGTCGGCGACCCCGGCGGCCCCCGCCGGCCGCGGACCGGCCGCGGACCTCACCTCGGGCGTCGGGCACGACACGGAGAGCGGCCAGCCGACCTCGGCCGACCCCACCGGCCCGGACCGCCGGCCGGCGGCCGGCCCGGAGAGCGCGGCCGAGGCACAGCGGACGTCCGCCGGCCTGCCCGTGCGGGTCAGGCAGGCCAACCTGGCCGCCCCGCTCAAGTCGGAGTCGGATCCGGTGGACGGGCCCGAGCAGGACGACCAGCCGGCCCGGCCGCCCGAGCAGGTCCGGCGGATGATGTCGTCGTACCAGAGCGGAACGCTGCGCGGTCGCTCCGCGGCCGCCCAGCTCGGCGACGCCGGGACAGCCGCCGCCGACGGAGCCGGCGGCTCCGGGGCGCAGCCGGCGCCCGGACCGGAGTCCGGTACGGCGCCCGCAACAGCGCCCGCGGCGGCGGCCACAACCGGTGTGGCACCCGACCCGGCGGCCACACCGCAGGTGCGGACAGTGCCCGGCGCCCCCGCCGACGGGACCACACCGCCCGGCACAGCCGGACCCGACGGGACAGCCCGGCCCCCCGACCGGGCGTCCCCCGCCGACCCGGTATCCCCCGCCGACGATTCACCCGCCGCCGATGATGACGGCGTATCCAGCAGGTAG
- a CDS encoding prenyltransferase: protein MTDVQAPVGDRTVGHDAAPRPRQPVVRDPSPADPVGRLVAGMIASPQGQVSASVYETGRLVSGAPWLVGHADRIAWLVAGQHPDGTWGAPDGYHLVPTLSATEALLAVLTAPAPTGGPATAAGPAATGGPATTTTAAAAIASAVDRALAALTERRGWPSGGVLPDLPAADLTVPDLTERINAHLDGLPGRPVPGLERWCGPTRVDLPAGMSPRRLAAVRAVFGAGTAVPVKLLHALETIGPAARRAAGVRPEPPGTVGASPAATAAWLGGPDGDPAAVAYLGEVARAGAVPCTIPIEVFERAWVVADLCRAGLSDRVPAELVDGLAGALGPAGACAGPGLPADADTTSVLLHALALAGRPVPPDSLRGFDLGDHFCTWAGEDGSSVTTNAHVLDALGPHAAPVQAQSASDSPPTTLDRTATGSDRSAAGSDRIGNGSDRTARSCDRTGDGWAGSAVRRLSGWLLRQQRPDGTWTDRWHASPYYATACVVLALARYGEADGIHAALDRAVDRVSAGQRPDGSWGRWSGTAEETAYALQVLASAGSGRPDVAAVIRIGRSYLATAAEHAPGPALWHDKDLYHPIAIVRAAVIAALHVTRDFAVDKASTAPIGPE, encoded by the coding sequence GTCAGGTGTCGGCCTCGGTGTACGAGACGGGCCGGCTGGTCAGCGGCGCCCCCTGGCTGGTGGGCCACGCCGACCGGATCGCGTGGCTGGTGGCCGGCCAGCATCCGGACGGCACCTGGGGCGCCCCCGACGGGTACCACCTGGTGCCGACCTTGAGCGCCACCGAGGCGCTGCTGGCGGTCCTCACCGCGCCGGCGCCGACCGGCGGGCCTGCGACGGCCGCCGGGCCGGCAGCAACCGGCGGGCCGGCGACGACAACGACCGCCGCGGCGGCGATCGCCTCGGCCGTGGACCGCGCGCTCGCCGCGCTCACCGAGCGGCGGGGCTGGCCCTCCGGCGGGGTGCTGCCGGACCTGCCGGCCGCCGACCTGACCGTGCCGGATCTGACCGAGCGGATCAACGCGCACCTGGACGGCCTGCCGGGGCGGCCGGTGCCCGGCCTGGAGCGGTGGTGCGGGCCGACCCGCGTCGACCTTCCGGCCGGCATGTCACCCCGGCGCCTGGCCGCGGTCCGGGCCGTTTTCGGCGCCGGTACGGCGGTGCCGGTGAAGCTGTTGCACGCGCTGGAGACGATCGGCCCGGCGGCCCGGCGGGCGGCCGGGGTCCGTCCCGAGCCGCCCGGCACGGTCGGTGCCTCCCCGGCGGCCACCGCCGCCTGGTTGGGCGGACCGGACGGCGACCCGGCGGCCGTGGCGTACCTGGGCGAGGTGGCCCGAGCCGGCGCCGTGCCGTGCACCATCCCGATCGAGGTGTTCGAGCGGGCCTGGGTGGTCGCCGACCTGTGTCGGGCCGGTCTGTCCGACCGGGTCCCGGCGGAGCTGGTCGACGGCCTGGCCGGCGCGCTCGGCCCGGCGGGTGCCTGCGCCGGCCCCGGGCTGCCGGCGGACGCCGACACCACGTCCGTGCTGCTGCACGCGCTCGCGCTGGCCGGCCGGCCGGTGCCGCCGGACAGCCTGCGCGGCTTCGACCTGGGCGACCACTTCTGCACCTGGGCCGGCGAGGACGGCAGTTCGGTCACCACCAACGCGCACGTGCTGGACGCGCTGGGTCCGCACGCCGCGCCGGTCCAAGCCCAGTCCGCATCGGACAGTCCGCCGACCACATTGGACCGAACGGCCACGGGTTCGGACCGGTCCGCCGCCGGCTCGGACCGGATCGGAAACGGTTCGGACCGGACCGCGCGCAGTTGCGACCGGACCGGGGACGGGTGGGCCGGATCCGCGGTCCGGCGGCTCTCCGGCTGGCTGCTGCGCCAGCAGCGGCCGGACGGGACCTGGACGGACCGCTGGCACGCGTCGCCGTACTACGCCACCGCCTGCGTGGTGCTCGCGCTCGCCCGGTACGGCGAGGCCGACGGGATCCATGCCGCGCTGGACCGCGCGGTCGACCGGGTGTCGGCAGGTCAGCGCCCGGACGGTTCCTGGGGCCGGTGGTCCGGCACCGCCGAGGAGACCGCCTACGCGCTCCAGGTGCTCGCGTCCGCCGGGTCCGGCCGGCCCGACGTGGCCGCGGTGATCCGAATCGGACGCTCGTACCTCGCGACCGCCGCGGAACACGCCCCCGGCCCGGCGCTCTGGCACGACAAGGATTTGTATCACCCGATCGCCATCGTGCGGGCCGCCGTGATCGCTGCGCTGCACGTCACGCGGGATTTCGCCGTTGACAAGGCATCGACGGCTCCAATCGGCCCCGAGTGA